From the Thermovirga lienii DSM 17291 genome, one window contains:
- a CDS encoding transposase IS116/IS110/IS902 family protein (PFAM: Transposase IS116/IS110/IS902 family~InterPro IPR003346~KEGG: ots:OTBS_0082 transposase and inactivated derivative~PFAM: transposase IS116/IS110/IS902 family protein~SPTR: Putative transposase), whose product MNNCIGIDVGKQELVVFDGKNHRIFPNDEHLSQLHNYIKSRGKDVKIIFEPTSTYSRRLEELCITNSIPFKKVNPSIVPNLRRVENIRSKTDKSDSQLLFLYGSREDVVESAPKDNWPKSVISILNLYQIFQRNRIALQGSLDALIREPYMLEDSCNLIKEEIRRHKAMEEKMLKDAEGLVIENGREDMLQFLKSIPGIGIVTALYLLVFFFKFPDANRKQITALAGLDPIQHQSGSSVHGKPRISKQGSSLIRKILYQATLSAARYNPYIRKHYENLKKSGKPDKLARTAAARKLLLLAFSIFKYKRPFTLEYEPVN is encoded by the coding sequence ATGAATAACTGTATAGGTATTGACGTAGGAAAGCAAGAGTTAGTTGTATTTGACGGTAAGAATCATAGAATATTCCCTAATGACGAACACCTATCGCAACTGCACAACTACATAAAATCTAGGGGTAAAGATGTAAAAATAATATTTGAACCTACCAGCACATATTCAAGACGGTTAGAAGAACTGTGCATAACGAACAGCATTCCCTTCAAAAAGGTCAACCCTAGCATCGTCCCAAACCTCAGGCGTGTAGAGAATATCCGTTCAAAGACAGACAAAAGCGATTCGCAATTGCTCTTTCTATACGGCAGCAGAGAGGATGTTGTAGAGAGTGCTCCCAAAGACAACTGGCCTAAAAGCGTAATATCAATACTAAACCTATACCAAATATTTCAGCGTAATCGCATAGCCCTTCAAGGTAGCTTGGACGCCCTGATACGAGAACCCTATATGCTTGAAGATTCCTGCAACCTCATAAAAGAAGAGATCCGCCGCCACAAGGCCATGGAAGAAAAAATGCTAAAGGACGCCGAGGGTTTAGTAATCGAAAATGGAAGGGAAGATATGCTGCAGTTTCTAAAATCAATTCCTGGAATCGGAATAGTTACGGCTCTGTATCTCCTAGTCTTTTTCTTTAAATTCCCTGATGCAAACAGAAAACAGATAACTGCCCTTGCAGGGCTAGATCCCATTCAGCATCAGTCTGGAAGCTCTGTACACGGAAAACCTCGCATCAGCAAGCAAGGAAGCTCTCTTATAAGAAAAATCCTCTACCAGGCTACCCTATCTGCTGCAAGGTATAACCCTTATATACGAAAACATTATGAGAACCTAAAAAAATCAGGGAAACCAGACAAATTAGCTAGAACTGCCGCAGCCAGAAAACTCTTACTCTTGGCTTTCTCTATA
- a CDS encoding LL-diaminopimelate aminotransferase apoenzyme (PFAM: Aminotransferase class I and II~COGs: COG0436 Aspartate/tyrosine/aromatic aminotransferase~InterPro IPR004839: IPR004838~KEGG: pth:PTH_1308 aspartate/tyrosine/aromatic aminotransferase~PFAM: aminotransferase class I and II~SPTR: Aspartate/tyrosine/aromatic aminotransferase), with product MPYIANRVNAGEEGVFCLLQDWMTQARKDGKEIINLGVGSPNRRPADPILRELLETATEDKSYEYPFIDPQLPEAIAGWYKDRFGVSLEPKNQVLPLWGSQEGFAHFPLVAMERGDLCILPDPGYPIYHYMPNMVDGCSWHLPLEEKRGFMPDFSLVPEDVAQRARFMVLNYPNNPLGVGATLETLEEAVKFCKKHDIWLIYDNAYCELAFDGFRPPSVLEVEGAMDVAVEVNSFSKTFNMAGMRIGFVVGNERFIKALGRLKGNIDYGLFMPVQKAAIRALTHPERDGIIAVTRQMYQERRDAFIEAAAQKGWKVTPPMGSMFIWAKVPECDDDMAFVEFCIKEAGVVVTPGRAFGEKGRGYVRIALVRETETLAEAATRIAEALERWACSRA from the coding sequence ATGCCGTATATTGCGAATCGAGTAAACGCAGGCGAGGAAGGGGTATTTTGCCTTTTGCAGGATTGGATGACCCAGGCCAGGAAAGACGGTAAAGAAATAATAAACCTGGGCGTGGGAAGTCCCAACAGGCGCCCGGCGGACCCTATACTGCGGGAGCTTTTGGAGACTGCCACGGAGGATAAATCTTACGAATACCCATTTATTGATCCCCAACTTCCTGAGGCTATTGCAGGGTGGTACAAGGATAGGTTCGGGGTTTCTCTTGAACCTAAAAACCAGGTATTGCCTCTTTGGGGTTCCCAAGAAGGTTTTGCCCATTTCCCTCTTGTGGCCATGGAGCGAGGTGATCTATGTATCCTTCCAGATCCGGGTTATCCCATCTATCATTACATGCCCAACATGGTAGATGGCTGCTCATGGCACCTGCCCCTGGAAGAGAAACGGGGCTTTATGCCTGACTTTTCTTTGGTGCCAGAGGATGTGGCGCAAAGGGCCCGTTTCATGGTCCTGAACTACCCCAATAATCCCCTTGGCGTAGGGGCCACACTGGAGACCTTGGAGGAGGCCGTTAAGTTCTGCAAGAAGCATGATATATGGCTAATATACGACAACGCCTATTGCGAGCTAGCCTTTGACGGTTTCAGGCCCCCAAGTGTCTTGGAGGTGGAGGGGGCTATGGATGTAGCGGTTGAGGTCAATTCCTTTTCCAAGACCTTCAACATGGCGGGCATGCGAATAGGATTTGTGGTGGGGAATGAAAGGTTCATAAAGGCTCTCGGTCGACTCAAAGGCAATATAGACTATGGCCTTTTCATGCCCGTGCAGAAGGCAGCCATAAGGGCTTTGACTCATCCGGAGCGAGACGGGATCATTGCGGTTACAAGACAGATGTATCAAGAAAGACGAGATGCTTTCATAGAGGCTGCTGCTCAAAAGGGTTGGAAGGTTACACCTCCTATGGGAAGCATGTTCATATGGGCAAAGGTGCCGGAATGTGACGATGATATGGCGTTCGTTGAGTTTTGTATAAAAGAGGCCGGTGTAGTCGTGACTCCCGGCAGAGCCTTTGGGGAAAAAGGACGAGGATACGTTCGTATAGCATTGGTGAGGGAAACAGAAACCCTGGCGGAGGCCGCTACCAGGATAGCCGAAGCTCTAGAGAGGTGGGCCTGTTCAAGGGCGTGA
- a CDS encoding protein of unknown function DUF82 (PFAM: Protein of unknown function DUF82~COGs: COG1656 conserved hypothetical protein~InterPro IPR002782~KEGG: aco:Amico_0559 protein of unknown function DUF82~PFAM: protein of unknown function DUF82~SPTR: Putative uncharacterized protein), whose product MSITLVFHGDLLYFLRNAPESTERRVAKVFERIASVKDLIESQGVPHTEVGRIELGGEGKIFGYIPNHGETIHVYPLTPPVNATKPSLLRPNPVAEVSFVADVNVGRLAKLLRLLGFDTLYDPSWQDKELANLASKYNKILLTKDRELLMRKSINWGKLIRSISPWDQLAEVILFYGLSDQIKLFTRCTNCNQVLEPVSKEEVLDRLEPLTRLMYNQFTQCPACGKVFWRGSHHKHIEEKLRRIAGCS is encoded by the coding sequence ATGAGCATAACCTTGGTTTTCCATGGAGATTTACTGTATTTTCTAAGAAATGCCCCCGAAAGTACAGAAAGAAGAGTTGCCAAAGTCTTTGAGAGGATTGCATCGGTCAAGGACCTTATTGAATCCCAAGGTGTCCCCCATACAGAAGTAGGGAGAATAGAACTTGGGGGAGAGGGAAAAATTTTTGGCTACATCCCCAACCATGGAGAAACAATTCATGTTTATCCCCTGACGCCCCCAGTGAACGCAACGAAACCGTCCTTGCTCAGACCAAACCCTGTGGCGGAAGTATCTTTCGTGGCCGACGTAAACGTCGGTAGGCTAGCAAAACTCCTTAGGCTCTTAGGTTTTGACACCCTCTATGATCCAAGCTGGCAAGACAAGGAGTTGGCGAATCTAGCCAGCAAGTACAACAAAATCCTTTTGACCAAGGACAGAGAACTTCTGATGCGAAAGTCAATAAACTGGGGGAAATTGATAAGATCAATCTCCCCCTGGGATCAACTTGCCGAAGTAATTCTCTTTTATGGGCTTTCGGATCAAATAAAGCTTTTCACCAGGTGTACCAACTGCAACCAAGTTCTTGAGCCTGTTTCCAAAGAGGAGGTTCTGGATCGGCTAGAGCCCCTAACTCGTCTGATGTACAATCAATTCACTCAGTGTCCTGCATGCGGCAAGGTCTTTTGGAGAGGCTCTCACCACAAACACATAGAGGAAAAACTGCGCAGGATAGCGGGTTGCTCATGA
- a CDS encoding protein of unknown function UPF0047 (PFAM: Uncharacterised protein family UPF0047~TIGRFAM: secondary thiamine-phosphate synthase enzyme~COGs: COG0432 conserved hypothetical protein~InterPro IPR001602~KEGG: cth:Cthe_0103 hypothetical protein~PFAM: protein of unknown function UPF0047~SPTR: Putative uncharacterized protein), producing MLIRLNIKSTQRTQMIDITAQVKKEIERSGIDSGFCTIFVPHTTAAVTINEAADPDVSRDFMKEIDKIVPFDDDYRHMEGNSAAHIKSSLVGISERLIVEEGKPLLGRWQGIFFCEFDGPRNREVILKIERGC from the coding sequence GTGTTGATTAGGCTGAACATCAAGTCCACTCAGAGAACCCAAATGATAGATATAACAGCGCAAGTAAAGAAAGAGATCGAACGAAGCGGCATAGATAGCGGTTTTTGCACCATATTCGTGCCCCATACCACGGCAGCTGTAACCATAAACGAGGCCGCAGATCCCGATGTTTCCAGGGACTTCATGAAGGAGATAGATAAAATAGTGCCCTTTGATGACGACTACAGACACATGGAGGGGAACTCAGCCGCTCACATAAAGTCTTCACTCGTGGGGATATCCGAAAGGCTGATAGTAGAGGAAGGTAAGCCACTATTGGGAAGGTGGCAAGGAATATTCTTCTGTGAGTTCGACGGTCCTAGGAACAGGGAAGTTATATTGAAAATAGAGAGAGGCTGCTAG
- a CDS encoding trehalose 6-phosphate synthase (PFAM: Glycosyltransferase family 20~TIGRFAM: alpha,alpha-trehalose-phosphate synthase [UDP-forming]~COGs: COG0380 Trehalose-6-phosphate synthase~InterPro IPR001830~KEGG: aco:Amico_0249 alpha,alpha-trehalose-phosphate synthase (UDP-forming)~PFAM: glycosyl transferase family 20~PRIAM: Alpha,alpha-trehalose-phosphate synthase (UDP-forming)~SPTR: Alpha,alpha-trehalose-phosphate synthase (UDP-forming)) produces MTDRKSKDRFIIVSNRLPIKMEKEGTSWKVSSSAGGLVSALSPILKDRGGIWIGWTGATEPVGLRTCREILDKMSKEIGYRIFPVILNQEEVSLYYYGLSNEIIWPLFHDLPGLANFEPHYWKAYRNVNGKFARVVARHSKKDDLVWVHDYQLIPLARKLKELGVERKCVFFLHIPFPSPDIFMKLPWRYELLADLMEYELVAFQTAQDRKNFLSCLNSFSKKFKTYGRGPVVEVTDGNRTFKAAYIPISIDFKGFTTMAGAEKVHSILKQYKSRLHRKTVILGVDRLDYTKGIPLRLRAFQMALEKYPELHENVTLVQIVVPSREEVPAYSELKDKIEKLVSSINGTFTTPGWVPVHYMYHSVPKDELIALYRLADIALVTPLRDGMNLVAKEYCACKLDNDGVLILSEFAGAAAQMYRHALIVNPYDIEGVAEAILKGVSMPQREKKARMRSLRKNIREQDVFWWVNNFLRVAAGKTLVDFPEKELAPILYGIKSKRDEAF; encoded by the coding sequence TTGACGGATAGGAAAAGCAAAGACCGCTTCATAATAGTTTCAAATCGCCTACCCATAAAAATGGAAAAAGAAGGAACATCTTGGAAGGTTAGCTCTTCAGCAGGCGGGCTGGTGTCGGCCTTGAGCCCCATACTGAAAGACCGAGGCGGCATATGGATAGGCTGGACCGGCGCTACGGAGCCTGTGGGGCTTAGAACCTGTCGAGAAATACTGGACAAAATGTCCAAGGAGATAGGGTACCGCATATTCCCCGTCATTCTCAATCAAGAAGAAGTATCCCTGTATTACTATGGACTTTCTAATGAAATAATATGGCCCCTTTTCCACGACCTGCCCGGTTTGGCTAACTTCGAACCTCACTACTGGAAGGCCTACAGGAACGTGAACGGAAAGTTTGCCCGAGTGGTGGCAAGGCACAGCAAGAAAGACGACCTAGTTTGGGTACATGACTACCAGCTGATACCCTTAGCTCGGAAGCTAAAGGAGCTAGGCGTCGAAAGAAAATGCGTCTTTTTCCTGCACATACCCTTTCCTTCGCCCGACATCTTCATGAAACTCCCCTGGCGGTATGAACTCCTTGCAGATTTAATGGAATACGAGCTCGTGGCCTTTCAGACCGCTCAGGACCGGAAAAACTTTTTGAGTTGTTTAAACAGCTTTTCCAAAAAATTCAAGACCTATGGAAGAGGACCAGTCGTCGAAGTAACGGACGGAAACAGAACCTTTAAGGCCGCTTACATTCCTATAAGCATCGATTTCAAAGGCTTTACGACCATGGCCGGTGCTGAGAAAGTTCACTCCATACTCAAACAATATAAAAGCAGACTGCACAGAAAAACGGTAATCTTAGGCGTAGACCGCCTGGACTACACCAAGGGCATCCCTTTGCGCCTCAGGGCCTTTCAGATGGCCCTAGAAAAGTATCCTGAACTTCATGAAAACGTAACCCTAGTACAGATAGTCGTTCCAAGCAGGGAGGAGGTTCCTGCCTACTCCGAGCTGAAGGATAAGATTGAAAAGTTGGTGAGCAGCATAAATGGAACATTCACCACTCCAGGGTGGGTTCCCGTCCACTACATGTACCATTCCGTGCCAAAGGACGAGCTTATAGCTCTTTACAGGCTCGCTGATATAGCCTTGGTCACCCCCCTCAGAGACGGAATGAACTTGGTAGCCAAAGAATACTGTGCATGCAAGCTGGACAACGACGGAGTCCTGATACTAAGCGAGTTTGCCGGAGCCGCTGCCCAAATGTACCGCCACGCCCTGATCGTCAACCCCTACGACATAGAGGGAGTTGCAGAAGCCATACTGAAAGGCGTTTCTATGCCCCAAAGGGAGAAAAAAGCACGAATGAGAAGCTTGCGCAAAAACATAAGAGAGCAGGACGTTTTCTGGTGGGTAAACAACTTCCTGCGCGTAGCAGCAGGCAAGACTTTAGTGGACTTCCCCGAGAAGGAGCTAGCTCCCATTCTCTATGGGATAAAATCCAAAAGAGATGAGGCTTTCTAG
- a CDS encoding ribose-5-phosphate isomerase (PFAM: Ribose 5-phosphate isomerase A (phosphoriboisomerase A)~TIGRFAM: ribose 5-phosphate isomerase~COGs: COG0120 Ribose 5-phosphate isomerase~InterPro IPR004788~KEGG: mfe:Mefer_1518 ribose-5-phosphate isomerase A~PFAM: Ribose 5-phosphate isomerase~PRIAM: Ribose-5-phosphate isomerase~SPTR: Ribose-5-phosphate isomerase A), whose amino-acid sequence MVKFYVVEEVIKEIKSGMFVGIGTGPAVECLVKEMGRRLVGGELVDIWTVPCSKKMELWAKECGVPSTDLDDRGLDIFVEQVDMVDVELMALKNSGDFVDGKVAASSANEVVVIATEGPVENLAYYKGPLAVEIIPFGFMATLKRIYEMVGEPVLRRDPLLNGPLVTERGNFMVDVYFERLPVNMATINEKLITIPGVVETGFLGGLPHRVYISCEEKVKVLCRGRKV is encoded by the coding sequence ATGGTAAAGTTTTATGTCGTAGAGGAAGTAATAAAGGAGATAAAAAGTGGAATGTTTGTGGGTATTGGAACGGGACCGGCTGTAGAATGTTTGGTCAAAGAGATGGGACGCCGGCTCGTGGGTGGGGAGCTCGTGGACATCTGGACTGTACCCTGCTCAAAAAAAATGGAGCTTTGGGCTAAGGAATGTGGAGTACCATCTACCGACCTTGACGACAGGGGGCTAGATATCTTTGTGGAGCAGGTAGATATGGTGGATGTGGAGCTTATGGCGCTAAAAAACAGTGGAGATTTTGTTGACGGAAAGGTGGCAGCGAGCTCTGCAAACGAGGTTGTGGTGATCGCTACGGAGGGCCCTGTAGAGAACTTGGCTTACTATAAGGGACCTCTTGCAGTGGAGATAATCCCCTTTGGTTTCATGGCCACGTTGAAGAGGATATATGAGATGGTTGGTGAACCAGTTTTGAGGAGGGACCCCCTTTTGAACGGCCCGTTGGTGACCGAAAGGGGCAATTTTATGGTAGATGTATACTTCGAAAGGCTGCCTGTGAATATGGCGACAATCAATGAAAAATTGATAACCATTCCAGGTGTAGTGGAGACCGGCTTCTTGGGAGGTCTGCCTCATAGGGTCTACATCTCTTGCGAAGAAAAGGTAAAGGTGCTATGCCGTGGGCGAAAGGTGTGA
- a CDS encoding protein of unknown function DUF6 transmembrane (PFAM: EamA-like transporter family~InterPro IPR000620~KEGG: tko:TK1797 DMT family permease~PFAM: protein of unknown function DUF6 transmembrane~SPTR: Putative integral membrane protein DUF6), giving the protein MNFLKGILMMLTATVFFGTLGPAERVALENGVTPAGVSFVRAGVTALAGVLYSAFKAPHALKISVKEFFTFALTGLFGVVFVLYFSNIAFVTIPVSLTVLLFYTNPFWTIMIAAFLGKEKITAFRVVVIIVGFLGVWLAVGSPFSGDFKLSGAFFAVASGVGYSLYMVNTRYGTGQKAPLKTFVQMFIWGTVIMAAIMAVRGEIPDLGSVPPKGLLAVAHLALFPTVLSYALISMALRYIPSVVASLTSMTEIVFAGCFAYLLLGEKPTLGAVLGGTLIMGAVVAIILEDKWRRRGLPRHGSN; this is encoded by the coding sequence ATGAATTTCCTTAAGGGCATATTGATGATGCTGACGGCGACGGTCTTTTTCGGGACCCTCGGCCCTGCTGAGCGCGTGGCGCTGGAAAACGGCGTCACTCCAGCAGGAGTGTCTTTCGTTAGAGCAGGTGTAACCGCTCTAGCTGGAGTCCTATATTCAGCTTTCAAGGCCCCTCATGCTCTCAAGATAAGTGTTAAAGAATTTTTCACGTTTGCCCTGACGGGCCTTTTCGGCGTAGTTTTCGTACTTTATTTTTCCAACATCGCTTTTGTGACGATTCCCGTTAGCTTGACGGTTCTTCTCTTTTATACGAATCCTTTCTGGACGATAATGATAGCTGCGTTCCTGGGAAAGGAAAAAATAACTGCTTTCAGGGTCGTGGTAATAATCGTGGGTTTTTTGGGTGTGTGGCTGGCCGTCGGGAGCCCTTTTAGCGGAGATTTCAAGCTTTCAGGAGCGTTTTTTGCTGTGGCGTCAGGTGTGGGATACTCTCTCTACATGGTGAACACCCGATATGGCACGGGACAGAAAGCCCCACTTAAGACCTTCGTGCAGATGTTCATCTGGGGTACTGTGATCATGGCAGCTATCATGGCAGTGCGTGGGGAGATTCCTGATCTTGGAAGTGTTCCGCCGAAGGGATTGCTTGCTGTTGCCCATTTGGCCTTGTTCCCAACGGTCCTTTCCTATGCCTTGATCAGCATGGCCCTTAGGTACATCCCCAGCGTGGTGGCTTCTCTTACGTCCATGACGGAGATCGTTTTTGCAGGATGTTTTGCTTATCTTTTGTTGGGAGAAAAGCCCACCCTTGGAGCTGTGCTAGGAGGAACTTTGATAATGGGAGCAGTAGTTGCAATCATTTTGGAGGATAAGTGGCGGAGAAGAGGCCTTCCCCGCCACGGTAGCAATTAG
- a CDS encoding hypothetical protein (KEGG: dat:HRM2_08280 hypothetical protein~SPTR: Putative uncharacterized protein) yields MKSNHPRTKYMIPVLLLLVALLAAPLPAFGAMGEIESLRFSDMSSDLISLDGTKSPDGTPEAHFVVSIKGIGALSNVEIRALGTGQTWGRSSNKMLIQDSKGEILMEPGGSVPLLPFLGFLTLHIYIADNGEAFSVSQQYEVTVTFLDGSTAKGRVAVEEQGTSPPGETFPMEVVNLGIGNQDLTRRSEVIQPDGFRDAHFRVRFNAISVVTEIVVRNLDGTSSAWDTVPGNGIWGICVVKDGDIKNRSDGSVLFTVEGDTTLDLWFSDNGSVNGGDTSYEVIVKLNDGTTLRGSTPPYSQPSSTPGSETIVSAWLYTPSEVDITNKGETLGGDGEPDWLIKAELKGKNRIISFIVRGDDETSEWDTLPQNGKWLIGVTDSQGNIINNERGAVSIPFDGTLKVNLWISDNGSLSQGNTSYKLIAVAEDGRIYERKIIRTITLEEPLPPKITATKEAKARFLGKGPKNYLRKGEVSSLLEPPDANVDAHVELALSNVNGTIKSITIQKMGGGGLKWDTIPGNGNWNIVVTKTASGGILSNADGSISLTVSGNTTLHLWLADDGVFGSKPDLFEVIITMADGRKIRTPIH; encoded by the coding sequence ATGAAGTCAAATCACCCAAGAACAAAATACATGATACCTGTTTTGCTGTTGTTAGTAGCGCTCCTTGCCGCTCCTCTTCCCGCTTTTGGGGCGATGGGAGAAATAGAGAGCCTCCGTTTCTCGGACATGTCAAGTGACCTTATTTCCCTTGACGGGACCAAATCTCCAGACGGAACCCCGGAGGCTCACTTCGTGGTATCTATCAAGGGGATAGGTGCCCTGTCCAATGTAGAGATAAGAGCGCTAGGTACAGGCCAAACGTGGGGAAGATCAAGCAACAAAATGCTTATTCAGGACTCAAAGGGAGAGATTCTGATGGAGCCGGGAGGGAGCGTGCCCCTTCTGCCCTTTTTGGGCTTTTTAACCCTGCACATTTACATTGCAGATAACGGAGAAGCCTTCTCTGTAAGCCAACAATACGAAGTGACCGTGACGTTTCTTGATGGAAGCACTGCCAAAGGCAGGGTAGCCGTTGAGGAACAAGGCACATCTCCCCCAGGAGAGACCTTCCCAATGGAAGTGGTAAACCTTGGCATAGGCAATCAGGACCTAACACGGCGGAGCGAAGTAATCCAACCTGACGGTTTCAGGGATGCTCATTTCAGAGTGCGGTTCAATGCAATATCCGTCGTAACAGAAATCGTGGTCAGAAATTTGGACGGAACATCGTCCGCATGGGATACCGTTCCTGGGAACGGCATCTGGGGCATATGTGTGGTAAAGGATGGAGACATAAAAAACAGGAGCGATGGCAGCGTCCTTTTCACCGTCGAAGGCGATACAACCTTGGATCTTTGGTTTTCCGACAATGGATCGGTCAACGGAGGCGATACCAGCTATGAAGTAATTGTAAAGTTAAACGACGGGACCACCCTAAGAGGTTCAACCCCACCCTACTCTCAGCCTTCGTCAACTCCAGGCAGCGAAACCATAGTTTCTGCCTGGCTTTACACTCCTTCAGAGGTGGATATAACCAATAAAGGGGAGACCCTGGGAGGGGATGGAGAACCTGATTGGCTTATCAAAGCCGAGCTAAAAGGGAAAAATAGGATCATAAGCTTCATAGTGAGGGGAGACGACGAAACCTCTGAGTGGGACACCCTTCCGCAAAACGGAAAGTGGTTGATAGGCGTAACAGACAGTCAAGGGAACATAATCAACAACGAGAGAGGCGCTGTATCCATTCCTTTCGACGGAACGCTCAAAGTCAATCTATGGATATCCGATAATGGTTCCCTTAGCCAAGGGAACACCTCCTACAAGCTAATAGCCGTTGCGGAGGACGGAAGGATCTACGAGCGAAAGATTATCAGGACAATTACACTGGAAGAGCCTTTGCCGCCCAAAATTACGGCGACCAAGGAAGCAAAGGCTCGTTTCCTCGGCAAAGGACCTAAAAATTATTTACGAAAAGGAGAGGTCTCATCACTGCTTGAACCCCCAGATGCCAACGTGGACGCTCACGTGGAACTTGCACTATCCAACGTAAACGGAACAATAAAGAGCATCACCATACAGAAAATGGGCGGAGGGGGGCTAAAATGGGACACCATACCTGGCAACGGCAACTGGAACATAGTCGTGACCAAGACTGCCTCAGGAGGGATTTTATCTAACGCAGATGGTTCCATAAGTTTGACCGTTTCGGGAAACACTACATTACATCTCTGGCTGGCGGACGACGGAGTCTTTGGTTCCAAGCCAGACCTGTTCGAAGTCATAATAACCATGGCCGACGGGAGAAAGATCAGAACACCTATCCACTAA
- a CDS encoding hypothetical protein (PFAM: CobQ/CobB/MinD/ParA nucleotide binding domain~COGs: COG3640 CO dehydrogenase maturation factor~KEGG: mtp:Mthe_0511 cobyrinic acid a,c-diamide synthase~SPTR: CODH nickel-insertion accessory protein) codes for MFLLFVCYYPSGLEFYPAFSFLCEVLRLGKVIVCGKGGSGKSTVTALLARYLVVSGRSVCVIDADESNTCLYRMVDLPHPGRTLAEELGGRPAIVKNCSSVCFDETNFPQKLHVKDLPCSCTSCRDNLYLVSIGKIKEMGEGCSCVMTDLAKQFISMLYAGSWTYLIDTGSSMEHIGRSLYDVCDAFLMVIDGTWESLELAVKMKEFAERLNKKIYWVLNKVKDSNLTFMAKALEERGLKPQGVVPYISLFEEAALRGNPLPLQKEVIRNIESLASALAFGSQLESAFITSCMK; via the coding sequence TTGTTTTTACTCTTCGTGTGCTATTATCCTTCGGGGCTAGAGTTCTACCCGGCATTTTCCTTTCTGTGTGAGGTGCTTCGGTTGGGAAAGGTCATAGTATGTGGCAAGGGAGGTAGCGGCAAGAGCACCGTTACTGCTCTGCTTGCTCGTTATTTGGTTGTAAGTGGACGGTCCGTATGTGTGATTGATGCAGATGAAAGCAATACCTGTCTTTATAGGATGGTTGATCTGCCTCATCCCGGACGGACTTTGGCTGAGGAGCTCGGTGGCAGGCCAGCGATAGTCAAAAACTGCTCCTCTGTGTGCTTTGACGAGACTAACTTTCCCCAAAAGCTGCACGTAAAAGATTTGCCCTGCAGTTGTACAAGCTGCAGGGATAATTTATATCTTGTCTCCATAGGAAAGATAAAGGAGATGGGAGAAGGCTGCTCTTGCGTCATGACTGATCTTGCCAAACAGTTCATCTCAATGCTTTATGCAGGAAGCTGGACGTATTTGATAGATACAGGCTCCTCCATGGAGCACATTGGCAGGTCGCTGTACGATGTGTGTGATGCCTTTTTGATGGTTATCGACGGGACGTGGGAGTCTCTAGAACTAGCCGTCAAAATGAAGGAATTCGCTGAGAGGCTGAACAAAAAGATATATTGGGTTTTAAATAAGGTAAAGGACAGTAATTTGACTTTCATGGCAAAAGCCTTGGAGGAAAGGGGCTTGAAGCCCCAAGGGGTTGTTCCCTATATATCACTCTTCGAGGAAGCAGCCCTAAGGGGGAACCCCTTGCCCCTTCAGAAAGAGGTAATAAGAAACATAGAAAGCCTGGCTTCTGCCTTGGCCTTTGGTTCTCAGCTTGAGAGCGCTTTTATCACTTCTTGCATGAAGTAG